The following nucleotide sequence is from Oncorhynchus gorbuscha isolate QuinsamMale2020 ecotype Even-year unplaced genomic scaffold, OgorEven_v1.0 Un_scaffold_12508, whole genome shotgun sequence.
tATCTATATTTTTGAGggaatgtgcaattggcatgctgcctacaagaatgtccaccagagctgttgccagataattgaatgttcatttctctaccacaaCATCGTgatagagaatttggcagtacgtccaaccggcatcacaaccacagaccacatgtaaccacgccagcccaggacctcctcaaccgcagaccacatgtaaccacgccagcccaggacctcctcaaccgcagactacatgtaaccacgccagcccaggacctcctcaaccgcagaccacatgtaaccacgccagcccaggacctctacatccgaCTTCTTCACCTGCTGAATAATCTGAGATCAGccaccggggcggcagggtagcctagtggttagagcgttggactagtaaccggactgttgcaagttcaaatcccgagctgacaaggtacaaatctgtcgttctgcccttgaacaggcagttaacccactgttcctaagccgttattgaaaataagaatttgttcttaagaatttgcctggtaaaataaaataaataaaatcccggatagctgatgaaactgaatattactgtctgtaataaagcccttttgtgggggaaaactcattccGATTGACTGGACCTGGCTCCCAGTGGGTAGGCctatggctggacctggctccccagtgggtgggcctatggctggacctggctccccagtgggtaggcctatggctggacctggctcccagtgggtaggcctatggctggacctggctccccagtgggtgggcctatggctggacctggctccccagtgggaaGGCCTATGGCTGGACTTGGCTCCCCAGTGGGAAGGCctatggctggacctggctccccagtgggtaggcCTATGTCTGGACCTGGTACCCCAGTGGGTAGGCCTATGGCTGGACCTGGTTCCCCAGTGGGTAGACctatggctggacctggctccccagtgggtaggcctatggctggacctggctccccagtgggtgggcctatggctggacctggctccccagtgggaaggcctatggctggacctggctccccagtgggtaggcctatggctggacctggctccccagtgggaaggcctatggctggacctggctccccagtgggtgggcctatggctggacctggctctccagtgggAATGCctatggctggacctggctccccagtgggtaggcctatggctggacctggctccccagtgggaaTGCctatggctggacctggctccccagtgggtaggcCTATGGCTGGACCtggttccccagtgggtgggcctatggctggacctggctccctagtgggtaggcctatggctggacctggctccccagtgggtaggcctatggctggacctggctccccagtgggtaggcctatggctggacctggctctccagtgggAAGGCCTATGGCTGCGCCCAgtcttgtgaaatccatagattatggtcTATGAAGTTATTTGAATTGACTGACTTCCTTACATGAGCTGTAACTCAGGAATTGTTGTATTTTGCATTGATATATTTGTTTCCAGTAGCAACACTACTATACTAAAGACAGAGACAGTTACAGGACAGAGGTCCTGAGGTTGGGGTTTAAGTCTTTCTCCATGTGCATCTAgtctcaaatcaaataaaaatgtatcacAAAAACTAGATAATGTCAGCTACATCCTAATGGGTACTACGCTGACAGCTCACTATAATAAATATAACAAAATGATCACAAAATATACTATGTTACAGCCTACGGTACTATCCTGACAAGCTCTACTCACTCCTCATTGAGCCTTCATCGTTGTCCTCCTCATCACTGTTGATGACCATGGTTCCCAGGTCTGCCTCTAACATGGTACTGCCGTGCTCGATCATGGTCTGAGCTCCGTCACTCATGGTGCTGGTAGCTCTCATGGTGCCAGCCCCCTCTGACCCAGACTTCACCATGGTGTGGGAGTCCacttccacctcctcttcctggacacagagagagaggacagtcagGTCAATCAAACTAACTTGTAaagtcctttttacatcagcaggtgGACAGTGAGGTGCTGGGATTCATTCATACAAATACCCACTAACTGCAGAATGTGCAGGCCCAAACCTGAGCTGTGTAGAAGGACATGTTACCCAGGAAATAAAAAATTACATTCAAAGTATCAACTGCAAATATATCAAATGTGTGCTGGCCCATTATTCTGCTTTCATACTAGGTATCTATTAACACAAAAACAACCTTTTAAGTATAAAATAAGCATTGGTCTTAAGCAACAAAAGCACTAATGTGTaatccacccatgctctaccaaggttttccaacACACAGCTTTAACCTACTACAGTAGTTATGTTAGTATATTGTACTTCAACAcaggttgcttaggattcaaaccttcttTGTGGAAGAATGTAGGACTGGCATTTGGACATGAGCTAGCTgacgttattctaaaatggatgaaattatttcaaatcaatctacacacaatacccaatgaggacaaagcaaaaacaggttgacatTTTTGTAACTTTGAaactaccttatttacataaaggTATTTctggggggtctgaatactttcggaatgcactgtatgttgaaTGAGCATGGAGACGAGAGCCTCACAAGTTTGACGAAATTACCTTTACACATTGACCTTTACACAATGACCTTTACACAATGACCTTTACATAATGACCTTTACATAATGACCTTTACATAATGACCTTTACATAATGACCGTTATATATTTCAGTCTAACATGGCTATTGACTTACTTTTGGAGCTTTTGGAGCATAGGGTAGACAAATTATATTAAATTATATATAGCTCTTTTATGAATTGTTGAGGTCAGCTGTTGTTGTCTagctctagctagctagctaatggcaAAAGTAATTTGTGTCAAGGTTCCATGACGTTTTCTTTGCCTGTTCAGCAGACTGGTGTTAGCTAACTATTAAGATACGTTTTATTGGTGTCATATTGACTTAGATGAAATGGGGGGAATATTTTAATATAACATTCAGCATCAACCAATCCCCTACTTGTAGTTGACGATCATCTATAACGCCCCTAGAAGCCCAGCCATTGAGGCAGCTTGGTGAACATGTCTGAACCCAGCTGCTTTAATGGCTGTGTACTGTGTACATAGATCCTAGACTAAACTATACGTACAGAgtcgtcctcctcctccagctctctctgctgctcctgTTGTCTCTTAGCCTTCATCTCCATGGACTCAGTGATCAGGTCTCTCAGGATGGTGACTGGCTTGGCGGCCGTGATGAACGGAtgctacaggagagagagaggaaggcagtaAGTTGATGAAGCTCCACATGCCTGCCAGTGGTTTAATATGTTGGTAGAGGAAGGGACAGCATAGACAGATAACTGTCAAGGTGCTATGCTCTGATGAGCTACAGAAGACCACACTATGATGTTCTACCAGTAtacaggagtctgtctgtctgactcaccTGTGGTAGTCGTCCGTCCGTCTGTGTCTCACCTGTGGTAGTCGTCCGTCCGTCTGTGTCTCACCTGTGGTAGTCGTCCGTCCGTCTGTGTCTCACCTGTGGTAGTCGTCCGTCCGTCTGTGTCACACCTGTGGTagtcgtctgtctgtgtgtgtctcacctgtggtagtcgtctgtctgtgtgtgtctcacctgtggtAGTCGTCCGTCCGTCTGTGTCTCACCTGTGGTAGTCGTTCGTCCGTCTGTGTCTCACCTGTGGTAGTCGTTCGTCCGTCTGTGTCTCACCCGCGGTAGTCGTCCGTCCGTCTGTGTCTCACCCGCGGTAGTCGTCCGTCCGTCTGTGTCTCACCTGCGGTAGTCGTCCGTCCGTCTGTGTCTCACCTGCGGTAGTCGTCCGTCAGTCTGTGTCTCACCTGCGGTAGTCGTCCGTCCGTCTGTGTCTCACCTGTGGTAGTCGTCCGTCCATCCGTGTCTCACCTGCGGTAAT
It contains:
- the LOC124030537 gene encoding serine/threonine-protein kinase 3-like; its protein translation is MEMKAKRQQEQQRELEEEDDSEEEVEVDSHTMVKSGSEGAGTMRATSTMSDGAQTMIEHGSTMLEADLGTMVINSDEEDNDEGSMRRHPTSQQALRPSFMDYFDKQDSKVQQESYNHNRQQEPGYHISQAKNVFPDNWKVPQDGDFDF